The following are from one region of the Bacteroidota bacterium genome:
- the cas2 gene encoding CRISPR-associated endonuclease Cas2 has translation MWLFVFFDLPVGTKKEMKAAARFRKDIMRDGFTMMQFSVYIRHCPSGENADVHQKRVNRVIPEKGQVSILMITDKQYGDIVNYWGAKEKPLGPAPQQLELF, from the coding sequence TTCGATCTTCCGGTTGGAACAAAAAAGGAAATGAAAGCGGCGGCGCGTTTCCGGAAAGATATTATGCGTGACGGATTTACGATGATGCAGTTCAGCGTGTACATACGCCACTGCCCGAGCGGGGAGAATGCAGACGTTCATCAGAAGCGCGTGAACAGAGTCATTCCTGAAAAAGGCCAGGTGAGTATTCTCATGATTACCGATAAGCAATACGGGGACATTGTAAATTACTGGGGCGCTAAGGAAAAACCGCTTGGCCCAGCGCCACAGCAATTAGAACTTTTTTAA